In a single window of the Montipora capricornis isolate CH-2021 chromosome 11, ASM3666992v2, whole genome shotgun sequence genome:
- the LOC138023088 gene encoding uncharacterized protein, which translates to MWDNAASLCFITNTKAKQEKLKGSKVELSVIKVGAQSEKIKTNKYKVPLIDKQGHVIEFEAYGIERITSDIESVNIDDIVHLFKNVTKEEIERPSGPVDILIGYEYAAYHPEREQNIGHLVLLRNRFGRCIGGTHPLLKESHLYHDFINARVNTVVGKINIEDFYKIENLGVECKPKCGGCRCGKCSLGAKDCTIQEERELELIERNLNFNKEENRWVAEYPWIKDPQNLPDNRKVAFAKLITTEKRLRRNTEHAKVYDNQIKDMVTRGVARKLSKKELTLYKGPVHYIGHHEVLKPDSKSTPVRIVFNSSANYMGHILNEYWAKGPDLLNNLLGVLIRFRENKVAFIGDIKKMYHTVKMTELDQHTHRFLWRDMDSTREPDTYIMLRVSFGDKPSATIATVALRKTAEMSREKYPEAADIIQRNTYMDDIIESTDDRKQAIKLTQDIEKAIIKGGFEVKEWMFSSDTDRQEKTNIPIEEQTEKILGVKWSQSEDQLCFEVKVNFTTKRIHTSRSTSDIVPTQDPQQLTKRIILSQINSVYDPQGLAGPFTVRAKILLRRLWGTEPKLDWDDPIPEENQQNWSIFFKDLKDMNQIRFTRCLKPMDAIGDPILVVFSDASKDAYAACAYVRWQRKNNQFESNLILSKNRLAPIKKMSIDRIELCGAVLNKRLKVFIEKECRYRFEKIYHIVDSQIVHAMIQKSSYGFNTFAATRIGEIQEGTNPENWYWVESKYNIADCLTRGRKPDDIGLESTWQKGPDFLKQTEDKWPITRDYLEPKLSEVIRTTMVTKIEGTHDTLALRIDIAKYSSYGKLLRVTARILKFYSKFPKPSFKSATQELTPEDIKKSEIFWIKEIQQNMRNDIENGKYNRLCPITRKDGIYVVSSRTAKLQTNYGDNEVILLPYDHPFSHLYVAQTHARGHHGILTTASKVRTKYWIPKLLKLVKSIKFRCVICKKLAKKTSQQVMGQLPEDRLKPAPPWYSTGIDLFGPFKIRDEVKKRTFSKAYGVIFNCLGTRAVYLDLAADYSTDKFLMVLRRFVSLNGYPSKLLSDNGTQLIAASKELTAITKTWDWKKIKEYGVMKGLQWIFTPADAPWQNGVTEALIRSVKRAIEFSVGENALTFSELQTVLFEIANLLNERPIGRHPTSPEDGAYLCPNDLLLGRATSRIPNGPFDENANTQKRFTFVQTIVHTFWKKWNSNYFPSLILRQKWHTSHRNLKIGDVVMIQDSNLVRGNWKLGKVSNVYPGADGKVRRVDVQYKNLTVNEPMKQYQGKGYVTVQRPVQRLVLLIPIDENKINF; encoded by the coding sequence ATGTGGGATAACGCCGCATCACTTTGTTTTATCACAAACACTAAAGCAAAGCAAGAGAAACTTAAAGGATCCAAAGTCGAACTTTCAGTCATCAAAGTTGGAGCACAGAGCGAGAAGATTAAGACCAACAAATACAAGGTACCTCTTATAGATAAGCAAGGTCACGTCATCGAATTCGAAGCTTACGGCATCGAAAGGATCACCTCAGACATTGAAAGTGTTAACATAGACGACATAGTACATCTTTTCAAGAACGTCACAAAGGAAGAAATCGAGCGACCCTCAGGACCTGTGGACATTTTAATCGGTTACGAATATGCAGCCTATCACCCGGAAAGAGAACAAAACATCGGTCATCTTGTGCTCTTAAGGAATCGTTTCGGGCGATGTATTGGAGGAACGCACCCGTTACTTAAAGAATCACATCTGTATCACGATTTCATCAATGCCAGAGTCAACACAGTTGTAGGCAAAATCAATATAGAAGACTTTTACAAAATTGAGAACCTTGGCGTAGAATGCAAACCGAAATGTGGAGGATGTAGATGTGGAAAATGTTCCTTAGGCGCGAAAGActgcactattcaagaagagcgAGAGCTGGAACTAATCGAACGAAATCTAAACTTTAACAAAGAGGAAAATCGCTGGGTCGCTGAGTATCCCTGGATCAAGGATCCTCAGAATCTTCCTGACAACCGGAAGGTCGCTTTCGCGAAACTGATAACGACCGAGAAACGTCTAAGAAGGAACACCGAACACGCAAAAGTGTATGACAACCAGATAAAAGACATGGTAACTAGAGGAGTTGCAAGGAAACTCTCCAAAAAGGAACTAACACTCTACAAAGGACCGGTGCATTATATCGGACATCATGAAGTTCTCAAGCCTGATTCCAAATCTACCCCAGTGCGCATAGTGTTCAATAGCAGCGCCAATTACATGGGTCATATCTTGAATGAGTATTGGGCTAAAGGTCCTGACCTACTCAATAACTTATTGGGAGTCCTTATACGTTTCCGAGAGAATAAAGTAGCCTTCATTGGTGATATTAAAAAGATGTACCACACTGTGAAGATGACAGAGTTAGATCAGCACACCCACCGATTTCTGTGGAGGGATATGGATAGTACAAGAGAACCCGACACATACATAATGCTCAGAGTTTCATTCGGTGACAAGCCGTCAGCTACAATTGCAACCGTTGCTCTGAGAAAAACCGCAGAGATGTCAAGAGAGAAATACCCAGAAGCAGCAGATATAATACAAAGAAATACGTACATGGACGACATAATCGAAAGTACGGACGATCGCAAACAAGCTATTAAACTGACTCAAGATATCGAGAAGGCTATTATTAAAGGAGGATTTGAAGTCAAAGAGTGGATGTTCTCAAGCGATACTGacagacaagaaaaaacaaatatacCGATCGaggaacaaacagaaaagatacttggagtTAAATGGAGTCAATCAGAAGATCAACTGTGTTTCGAAGTCAAGGTTAACTTTACTACCAAGCGAATACATACTTCAAGGTCTACGAGCGATATCGTCCCCACCCAAGATCCCCAACAGCTCACAAAGCGTATAATCTTGTCACAGATCAACAGCGTGTATGATCCCCAAGGGTTGGCAGGACCATTTACAGTAAGGGCCAAAATTCTTTTACGCCGTTTGTGGGGAACTGAACCGAAACTTGACTGGGACGACCCTATACCCGAGGAAAACCAACAGAATTGGTCTATTTTCTTCAAAGATTTGAAAGACATGAATCAAATCAGATTTACGAGATGCCTTAAACCAATGGATGCTATTGGCGACCCCATTCTCGTTGTGTTTAGTGACGCATCCAAAGACGCATACGCTGCATGTGCATATGTACGGTGGCAAAGAAAGAATAACCAATTTGAGAGCAATTTAATACTGTCCAAAAATCGTCTTGCACCAATAAAAAAGATGTCCATTGACCGTATAGAACTGTGTGGAGCGGTACTGAACAAACGCCTAAAAGTGTTCATAGAAAAGGAATGTAGATATCGCTTTGAAAAGATCTACCACATCGTAGATTCTCAGATTGTACATGCCATGATACAGAAAAGCTCATACGGGTTCAACACGTTCGCCGCCACTAGAATAGGTGAAATACAGGAAGGAACAAACCCTGAAAACTGGTATTGGGTAGAGAGTAAATATAACATAGCTGACTGTTTGACAAGAGGCAGGAAGCCCGATGACATTGGACTTGAAAGCACATGGCAAAAGGGTCCCGATTTTCTTAAACAAACAGAAGACAAGTGGCCAATCACTCGTGATTACTTGGAGCCAAAACTATCCGAAGTAATCCGGACTACAATGGTAACGAAGATAGAAGGAACTCATGATACCCTAGCGTTACGAATTGACATCGCCAAATATTCGAGTTACGGCAAACTACTACGTGTCACtgcaagaattttgaaattttacagcAAATTTCCCAAACCGTCATTTAAAAGCGCAACGCAAGAACTGACACCTGAAGATATTAAAAAGTCAGAGATTTTCTGGATCAAAGAGATTCAGCAGAACATGAGAAATGATATTGAAAATGGCAAGTACAACCGTTTGTGTCCTATCACACGCAAAGACGGCATCTATGTAGTAAGCAGTCGTACTGCAAAGTTACAAACAAATTACGGTGACAACGAAGTTATATTACTACCATATGATCATCCGTTCTCACATCTCTATGTAGCACAAACTCATGCAAGAGGACATCATGGCATTCTAACTACTGCCAGCAAAGTGCGCACCAAATATTGGATACCCAAACTCCTTAAGTTGGTAAAATCGATTAAGTTCAGATGCGTTATCTGCAAAAAACTTGCTAAGAAAACAAGTCAGCAAGTGATGGGCCAATTACCTGAAGACAGATTGAAGCCAGCACCGCCATGGTACAGTACAGGAATTGATCTTTTTGGTCCCTTTAAAATTCGGGACGAGGTAAAGAAGAGAACGTTCTCTAAAGCTTATGGAGTAATATTTAATTGTCTCGGAACAAGAGCTGTTTATCTGGATCTGGCAGCAGATTATAGTACAGACAAATTTCTGATGGTACTCAGAAGATTTGTGTCCCTAAACGGATATCCATCCAAGCTATTGTCTGACAACGGTACTCAACTAATTGCAGCAAGTAAGGAACTAACCGCTATAACAAAAACATGGGATTGGAAGAAAATTAAGGAATATGGCGTCATGAAAGGATTGCAATGGATCTTCACCCCAGCAGATGCCCCATGGCAAAATGGAGTAACTGAAGCTCTTATAAGATCGGTCAAGCGAGCAATTGAATTCTCGGTTGGTGAAAATGCTTTAACCTTCTCTGAATTGCAAACAGTTTTATTCGAGATTGCCAACTTGCTGAATGAAAGACCAATAGGGCGACACCCAACATCCCCTGAGGACGGAGCATATTTATGCCCAAATGACTTACTGTTAGGCAGAGCCACAAGCAGGATACCAAATGGCCCATTTGATGAAAACGCGAACACCCAAAAACGTTTCACGTTCGTCCAGACAATTGTTCATACATTCTGGAAAAAATGGAACTCGAACTACTTCCCAAGCTTGATATTAAGGCAAAAATGGCACACATCTCACCGAAATTTGAAAATCGGAGACGTAGTTATGATACAAGATTCCAACTTAGTGAGAGGAAACTGGAAGCTTGGAAAAGTGTCAAATGTTTACCCAGGTGCAGATGGGAAAGTGCGAAGAGTAGACGTGCAATACAAGAATCTCACCGTAAACGAACCTATGAAGCAATACCAAGGCAAAGGATATGTCACTGTTCAACGTCCTGTACAGAGACTTGTATTACTTATACCGattgatgaaaacaaaattaacttctaA